A genomic region of Kribbella sp. NBC_00382 contains the following coding sequences:
- a CDS encoding histidine kinase produces the protein MSSRWPVGRGGIWASVGVGALLLVTTADLGQHYQLPIGAAFALGVMRALALALVWLRPQWALPVSLATSVLTAIVCVPVSLDEAWPWPVSGVFGHSLVLAFAGARGATALTTSARGATDLTSGARGAAGADLTGARGAVDLTGVRGATELTVGGGRGSTRWASARWVSSRWGLAGWWVVTQLVGVVGMALAPERGSWAGLLTMAVLSAVAVVVAYLVRSRAVARQQLVEQEEISAAERGQRARLQERARIARELHDVVAHHLSVVVVRADSAPHRLNGLADDARDEFAGIAEDARSSLTEMRRVLRLLREDPGSERASAELGPQPGLADLPELVAATQRAGADVRLELDTSLSERGSRRGAASGHGALRQGAGEGGVLGQGAGADGVLGQGTGADGVLAQGAGEGGVVGQGAGADDAVGRGAGEGGVLGQSAGEDEVLGRGVGEGGVVGRGAGEGGAGERGVVGRGVDPAVELTAYRVVQEAVSNAVRHAPGGVVDVSVRRVGGELIVSVVNGPMAGGVGAAVASGRGTVASGSGHGLVGMRERVGLLDGRVHAAPTADGGYQVEVALPLGEQSAEERTDGEGVG, from the coding sequence ATGAGCTCGAGGTGGCCGGTAGGGCGAGGTGGGATCTGGGCGTCGGTCGGGGTCGGCGCGTTGCTGCTGGTGACGACCGCTGACCTCGGGCAGCACTATCAGTTGCCGATCGGGGCCGCGTTCGCGCTCGGGGTGATGCGAGCGCTGGCGCTGGCCCTGGTGTGGTTGCGGCCGCAGTGGGCGTTGCCGGTTTCGTTGGCCACGTCGGTGCTGACCGCAATCGTCTGCGTACCGGTATCCCTCGACGAGGCGTGGCCCTGGCCAGTATCCGGAGTCTTCGGCCACTCACTGGTACTGGCCTTCGCCGGCGCACGAGGCGCCACTGCCCTGACGACCAGCGCTCGAGGCGCCACCGACCTGACGTCCGGTGCTCGAGGCGCCGCTGGCGCTGACCTGACCGGTGCGCGAGGTGCCGTTGACCTGACCGGTGTGCGAGGTGCCACTGAGCTGACGGTCGGGGGTGGCCGGGGCTCGACGCGCTGGGCGTCAGCGCGCTGGGTCTCGTCGCGCTGGGGGTTGGCTGGGTGGTGGGTGGTTACGCAGTTGGTTGGTGTGGTGGGGATGGCTTTGGCGCCGGAGCGGGGGTCGTGGGCGGGGCTGCTGACGATGGCTGTGTTGTCGGCGGTGGCTGTGGTGGTGGCGTACTTGGTGAGGTCGCGCGCGGTCGCGCGGCAGCAGTTGGTGGAGCAGGAGGAGATCAGCGCGGCTGAGCGGGGGCAACGGGCTCGGTTGCAGGAGCGGGCTCGGATCGCCCGCGAACTGCATGATGTCGTTGCCCATCATTTGTCGGTGGTCGTGGTTCGCGCGGACAGCGCGCCGCATCGATTGAACGGGTTGGCGGATGACGCGCGGGACGAGTTCGCCGGAATCGCCGAGGATGCCCGGTCTTCGCTGACGGAGATGAGGCGGGTACTTCGCTTGCTGCGAGAGGACCCAGGCAGCGAACGAGCAAGCGCCGAGCTAGGCCCGCAACCAGGCCTGGCCGACTTGCCAGAACTGGTCGCCGCAACACAGCGCGCCGGCGCCGACGTGCGGTTGGAGCTAGACACTTCGCTGAGCGAGCGTGGATCGCGCCGAGGCGCAGCGAGTGGTCACGGTGCCCTCAGGCAGGGTGCCGGTGAAGGCGGGGTGCTTGGGCAAGGCGCCGGTGCAGACGGAGTGCTCGGGCAGGGCACGGGTGCCGACGGGGTGCTGGCGCAGGGCGCTGGTGAGGGCGGTGTGGTCGGGCAGGGCGCAGGTGCAGACGATGCGGTCGGGCGGGGCGCTGGTGAGGGCGGGGTGCTCGGGCAGAGCGCCGGTGAGGACGAGGTGCTTGGGCGGGGCGTGGGTGAGGGCGGTGTGGTCGGGCGGGGTGCCGGTGAAGGAGGTGCGGGGGAACGTGGTGTGGTTGGGCGGGGGGTGGATCCTGCGGTGGAGTTGACGGCGTATCGGGTGGTGCAGGAGGCGGTTAGTAATGCGGTGCGGCATGCGCCGGGAGGGGTTGTGGACGTGAGCGTTCGACGGGTCGGTGGGGAGTTGATCGTGAGCGTGGTGAATGGACCGATGGCTGGCGGTGTGGGGGCGGCGGTGGCTAGCGGTCGGGGGACGGTCGCGTCGGGGAGTGGGCACGGGCTGGTGGGGATGCGTGAACGGGTTGGCCTGTTGGACGGTCGCGTGCACGCGGCACCGACCGCGGACGGCGGATATCAGGTAGAA